A single window of Legionellales bacterium DNA harbors:
- a CDS encoding amino acid adenylation domain-containing protein, whose product MKNNFCNSQGIKLSYGKYSTLISWISEVSLSNPNKIAIIEDDYHITYEELESLSDSVAAHLIALHGNKRVKAVGIADENTIERLISILGVLKAGGAYVPLDVSYPKERIKYIIDTAGVDVVICHQDYSDRFDAVSKKLVVISELIRLAKKNKKPKPNINIRTLDPVHILFTSGSTGNPKGVIGSNRSIINRFTWTLHEFPVSEDDVLCHKTSLNFIPSVWEAFGPLVSGCTLVLIKSNDVKDARKFTQILDNNKVNRIILIPSLLENVMEEVCRSGIKLNELTLWMTSGERLSGRLAAKFYSLFPNAELVNIYGSTEIEDGCFFRVNSAEELSFIPIGTPIANSKVIVLKENGNIAKFNEAGEICFSGPGVAQGYIGKFDIRDKQFTYKESNSEETYFKTGDYGRILKSGAIEYLGRKDNQVKVRGQRAELEEIELVLNSLSEVKKAAVIFDPDNEVLFCYFVASKNEKIYPNSLKEKLRKKLPEYMVPVRYVQLEALPLTPNGKLDRISLDIPNLYERSLESKLIPPKNNTEQEIVEIFEELLSIREVGVADGFFELGGDSLKASQALIKLKEKLGSYVSFNQFYKDPTPLALSEIILNACGPNEKKDIQRLVTPDTKEIKLSPIQKRILMQQELMNGSDSIFNLMSVFEISGEYGESVIRDSIIALLERHHLLLMKLEHVDGKAIFSRSDNTVLKDKTHDFNEINDLLAYADECNSIPINTDVNLTELCLARVTENKKFYILFKVHHLIFDGWSLEVLSKDLSKIIRAKSLCREPRLDKSFSSYNSITDTYESLLNDNKSVKFWKEYLSGYSGILNFPTDYRRSTDNEKKPAKRLKHLLHEEQNRAITKLANELGVTPYTIYLAAYCILLFRYTDQNDVVVGIPVSTRNFSQLNDAIGFFVNIIPLRIDRKALDNMESVVNHISDNMISVEENKFLPFDRIASEAEVTREWGYHPIYQSMFTYQAFQASRKIDNKNSIRWFEIGSDTVEVDMSLIIQPMHDGQREVVIEYDASLFKEGTIVRFLDSYKRVMDSMLKDLNQNISGVDYISESDRNKLIKTLNHTNTQYPAKASLSELFEQTLMNHSTRLAVEFEGLKLNYSDLDRQVDQLAKKLLSIGVGHQDYVAVTMERSEKLIISMLAIWRIGAIYLPISPDLPLDRIQYIVKDTNAEFALIDDVSSHLYKDFSLKLISVDSFDKHTNHEKKCKLKKDKINETDIAYVMYTSGSTGTPKGVLISHRSIVDRVFCLIDFYRYNCTSRHLQYGSYSFDTSLEELLLPIFSGGTLVFAPRQFNYDPKEFVELIKKYSITSINFIPSLHRVFLDYVELNNSQDLDSLKYVISGAETLTPKIVKKFYQLFPNKVLFNSYGPTENTINSTLHICTKEDGESYSVPIGKCIANSSCYVLDQNKQIVPFGVPGELYVGGIGLALGYLNRTDLTNEKFVKNPFTDNEEKIYATGDLVKMFEDGTIEFIGRNDSQLKIRGFRIELGEVEAAIRNLEDVSYAVVLSKLDSGSEAYLVAYIKPNSHNSFQLDAEKIKHLLKDIIPEYMIPRIIVILDDFPLLASGKIDVKALSSQANYEKLSHQEIKHPISPVEQEIYELWKKLLSINEISVDQNFFSLGGSSILIIQMLNELRKNYQVDISLRDIYKNPTIKEIASLVEKADKSGLPDLNINHVREKKMPLSFSQERLWFLDQFNNGSIENVIPLIFKLEGELDIQRFRHACEALCLSNEALLLNFGQTDGMPYQTKSQHGQFDFEVINAKNYQTVIESELKKPFNLKHDPLIRFRIIHQDNDVNVLLMSMHHIISDGWSCSLILKELSKLYNHSNQSVNNKSFDFLDYVYSEKKSTRNDISPYWRGKYSNKLPLLQLPIDKSRPAKQTFNGDSVQIKIEGKVLNSINDIARKNNLSLFTYLLSAYFVLLNAYTRQDDLIVGTVFANRNNKKYEDVIGYFVNTLPLRLNINNNDTFYKILLKVSKELEELSVHQNTPFERLVEEFVHDRDMSRSPIFQTLFVMQDTLDDSIQIEGIKASQEQAPHYTSKFDMSVLVSTIDKELVFTFEYNTDLFNKDTITRIAANFASFLSLSSKCPNKNLNEYEYMGSSEKLLLESFNKTEYCFNKSDFLLDELSNENFINKNNKVALVTDNRSLTYDEINTISNKLANYLVSRKIKRGSLVAIVMEKGWEQIIAAYAILKSGAAYLPINAHDPINRINELLVSGKCEFLLTQDVFRRKLDNLSSCECISVDSEHLYKDCSDDMPKINRKKDDLAYVIFTSGSTGKPKGVMIKHESVVNTILDINDRFNIGAGDVIYGISSLNFDLSVYDIFGTFAAGGTLVLPSENDKKNPEKWLSDIQGNKITFWNSVPALMQMLCDYISLNKSPNSLGCLKNILLSGDWIPLDLPVKIRDHIGAQASLTSLGGATEASIWSIAYDVSSINREWKSIPYGKPLRNQSFYVLNESGMQLPIGVAGELYIGGAGVASGYWDDFERTNASFIKLPTTGEVIYKTGDLGRYLPDGNIEFLGRNDHQVKIRGYRVELGEIQSKITERVDIDKAIVIDYKDNDNNTYLVAYIVSVDNVKIEKNVIRSELKSKLPEYMVPSYFIQLVSLPLTENGKIDRKSLPLPSSVNPPVSFEEKTTETESKIKEIWSQLLNINNISRYSSFFEVGGHSLLATKAAFLMRKVFSVNVPITLLFENPILSDLASSIEMLRDYLYESVDEFSDALEEGEI is encoded by the coding sequence ATGAAAAATAACTTCTGCAATAGTCAAGGTATTAAATTATCATATGGTAAATATTCAACTCTCATCTCATGGATATCTGAAGTTTCTTTAAGCAATCCAAACAAAATCGCGATAATTGAAGATGACTACCATATCACGTACGAAGAACTGGAAAGTTTATCAGATAGTGTTGCAGCACACCTAATAGCACTACATGGAAATAAACGAGTTAAAGCAGTAGGTATCGCAGATGAAAATACGATAGAAAGATTGATATCAATTTTAGGTGTGTTAAAAGCCGGTGGTGCATATGTTCCGCTTGATGTTTCGTATCCAAAAGAAAGAATTAAATATATCATCGATACTGCTGGAGTAGATGTGGTGATATGTCATCAGGATTATAGCGATAGATTTGATGCGGTATCAAAAAAATTAGTTGTCATAAGTGAGTTAATAAGATTAGCTAAAAAAAACAAGAAGCCCAAACCTAATATAAATATACGCACGTTGGATCCTGTGCATATTTTATTTACATCTGGTTCAACAGGGAACCCTAAAGGTGTAATTGGTTCAAATAGATCAATCATTAATAGATTTACCTGGACTTTGCATGAATTTCCCGTAAGTGAGGATGATGTCTTATGTCACAAGACCTCATTAAATTTTATACCATCTGTTTGGGAAGCATTCGGACCTCTTGTCTCTGGATGTACACTTGTTTTAATAAAATCTAATGATGTAAAGGATGCGAGAAAATTCACACAAATTCTTGATAACAATAAAGTAAATAGAATCATTTTGATTCCATCATTGCTCGAAAATGTGATGGAAGAGGTGTGCAGAAGTGGGATTAAATTAAATGAGTTAACATTATGGATGACTAGTGGTGAACGGCTTTCAGGTAGGCTAGCTGCTAAGTTTTATAGTTTGTTTCCAAATGCTGAGCTCGTCAATATCTATGGATCTACAGAAATAGAAGATGGCTGCTTCTTTAGAGTTAATAGTGCAGAAGAGCTAAGTTTTATACCAATAGGTACTCCTATAGCTAATTCAAAAGTAATTGTGTTAAAAGAAAATGGAAATATTGCGAAATTTAATGAGGCTGGTGAAATTTGTTTTTCAGGGCCAGGAGTTGCACAAGGATATATAGGTAAATTTGACATAAGAGATAAGCAATTTACATATAAAGAAAGTAATTCTGAAGAAACCTATTTTAAAACCGGTGATTATGGTCGTATATTGAAATCTGGTGCAATTGAGTACTTGGGAAGAAAAGATAACCAGGTAAAAGTTCGGGGACAACGTGCTGAATTAGAGGAAATAGAGCTGGTTTTAAATAGCCTATCTGAAGTAAAAAAAGCAGCAGTTATTTTCGATCCAGATAATGAAGTATTATTTTGTTATTTTGTGGCTTCTAAAAATGAGAAAATATACCCAAATAGTTTAAAAGAAAAACTCCGCAAAAAACTACCAGAGTATATGGTGCCAGTTAGATACGTTCAACTGGAAGCGCTACCGCTAACGCCTAATGGAAAACTTGATAGGATAAGCTTAGATATACCTAATTTGTATGAAAGGTCACTCGAATCGAAATTGATTCCGCCTAAAAACAATACTGAACAAGAAATCGTGGAAATATTTGAAGAGCTTCTAAGTATAAGGGAAGTTGGTGTTGCTGATGGTTTTTTTGAATTAGGTGGCGATTCATTAAAAGCTTCACAAGCATTAATTAAACTTAAGGAAAAGCTTGGTTCTTATGTCTCTTTTAATCAGTTCTATAAAGACCCAACTCCTTTGGCACTATCTGAAATTATTTTAAATGCTTGTGGTCCAAATGAAAAAAAAGATATCCAAAGGCTTGTTACGCCAGATACTAAAGAAATTAAATTGTCACCTATTCAAAAAAGAATACTGATGCAGCAGGAATTAATGAATGGCTCAGATTCCATCTTTAATTTGATGTCAGTGTTTGAAATATCAGGAGAGTATGGTGAGAGTGTAATAAGAGATTCAATAATTGCCTTGTTAGAAAGGCATCATTTGTTATTGATGAAGTTAGAGCATGTAGATGGTAAAGCTATATTTAGTCGATCAGATAACACTGTGTTAAAAGATAAAACTCATGATTTCAACGAGATAAATGATTTATTGGCTTACGCCGATGAGTGTAATTCAATACCGATTAATACCGATGTTAATTTAACTGAACTTTGTCTGGCTCGCGTTACTGAGAATAAAAAATTTTATATTTTGTTTAAAGTCCACCACTTAATTTTTGATGGTTGGTCTTTAGAGGTTCTATCAAAAGATCTTTCTAAAATAATCAGAGCAAAATCCTTATGCAGAGAGCCGCGTTTAGATAAGTCTTTTTCTTCATATAATTCAATTACTGATACATATGAATCACTACTAAATGATAATAAGTCTGTTAAATTTTGGAAAGAATATCTTTCTGGATATTCTGGAATTTTAAATTTTCCAACCGATTATCGCAGATCGACAGATAATGAAAAAAAGCCAGCTAAAAGGTTAAAACATCTTTTGCATGAAGAACAGAATAGAGCCATCACTAAGCTAGCTAACGAATTAGGCGTGACCCCATACACTATATATTTAGCAGCTTATTGTATTTTATTGTTTAGATATACCGATCAAAATGACGTTGTCGTTGGTATTCCTGTTTCTACTAGAAATTTTTCTCAATTAAATGATGCAATTGGTTTTTTTGTTAATATCATACCGCTTAGGATTGATAGAAAAGCATTAGATAATATGGAATCTGTAGTTAATCATATCAGTGATAATATGATTTCTGTTGAAGAGAACAAATTTTTACCTTTCGATCGTATTGCTAGCGAAGCAGAAGTTACAAGAGAATGGGGATATCATCCTATTTATCAAAGTATGTTTACCTACCAAGCTTTTCAAGCGTCAAGAAAAATAGATAATAAAAATTCAATTCGTTGGTTTGAAATTGGCAGTGACACAGTTGAAGTGGATATGTCGCTCATTATTCAGCCTATGCATGATGGTCAGCGTGAAGTTGTTATTGAATATGATGCTTCTTTGTTTAAAGAAGGCACAATTGTCAGATTCTTAGATAGTTATAAAAGGGTCATGGACTCGATGCTAAAAGATTTAAATCAGAATATCTCAGGCGTTGATTATATTTCTGAGTCTGATAGAAACAAATTAATTAAAACCTTGAATCATACAAATACACAATATCCAGCCAAAGCCTCACTAAGTGAATTATTTGAACAGACTCTTATGAATCACTCAACCAGGCTTGCAGTTGAGTTTGAAGGTTTAAAGCTTAATTACTCAGACCTAGATAGGCAGGTCGATCAGTTGGCTAAAAAATTGTTGAGCATTGGAGTGGGCCATCAAGATTACGTTGCTGTTACAATGGAACGGTCAGAAAAATTGATTATTTCTATGCTGGCCATTTGGAGAATTGGCGCAATATATTTACCAATTAGTCCAGACCTTCCTTTAGACAGAATTCAATATATCGTTAAAGATACTAATGCTGAGTTTGCATTGATTGATGATGTTTCGTCACACCTGTATAAAGATTTTTCATTGAAGCTAATTTCTGTTGATTCTTTCGATAAACATACGAATCATGAAAAAAAGTGTAAGTTAAAAAAAGATAAGATAAACGAAACTGACATCGCCTACGTTATGTATACTTCAGGTTCGACGGGTACGCCAAAAGGTGTTTTAATTTCGCATCGTAGCATTGTTGATAGAGTGTTCTGCTTGATTGATTTTTATCGATACAATTGTACGAGTCGACATTTACAGTATGGTTCATATAGCTTTGATACCTCTTTAGAGGAACTGCTTTTACCAATATTTTCAGGCGGCACACTTGTTTTTGCTCCAAGACAATTTAATTATGACCCTAAAGAATTTGTTGAACTTATTAAGAAATATAGTATTACCTCAATAAATTTTATTCCATCACTCCATCGAGTTTTTTTGGATTATGTTGAACTAAACAATTCACAAGATCTTGATTCATTAAAATATGTTATTTCTGGTGCTGAGACCTTAACGCCGAAAATTGTTAAGAAATTTTATCAACTGTTTCCGAATAAGGTTTTATTTAATTCCTATGGTCCAACTGAGAATACAATTAATTCAACCTTGCATATATGTACGAAGGAAGATGGTGAGTCCTATTCAGTACCGATAGGAAAATGTATTGCTAACTCCTCTTGTTATGTGCTAGATCAAAATAAACAAATAGTGCCATTTGGTGTTCCAGGTGAACTATACGTAGGGGGGATAGGTTTAGCATTAGGCTACTTAAATCGAACCGATCTGACTAATGAAAAATTTGTAAAAAATCCTTTTACTGATAACGAGGAAAAGATTTATGCAACAGGTGACTTGGTTAAAATGTTTGAAGATGGAACCATTGAGTTTATTGGAAGAAATGATAGTCAATTGAAAATACGAGGTTTTAGGATTGAGTTAGGTGAAGTTGAAGCAGCTATTAGAAATCTTGAGGATGTATCCTACGCTGTTGTTTTATCGAAATTGGATAGTGGCTCGGAAGCATATTTAGTTGCCTATATTAAACCGAACTCTCATAACAGTTTTCAACTTGATGCTGAGAAGATTAAACACCTTCTTAAAGATATTATACCTGAGTATATGATTCCAAGAATCATAGTTATTCTAGATGATTTCCCATTGCTTGCTAGTGGAAAAATAGATGTGAAGGCGCTCTCCAGTCAAGCGAATTATGAAAAATTAAGTCATCAAGAAATAAAACATCCTATTAGTCCTGTTGAGCAAGAAATATATGAATTATGGAAAAAGCTTCTTTCGATAAACGAAATTTCTGTTGATCAAAACTTTTTTTCTTTAGGTGGAAGTTCAATATTGATAATACAAATGCTGAATGAGCTTAGAAAAAACTATCAAGTTGACATTAGTTTGCGGGATATCTATAAAAATCCGACAATTAAAGAAATTGCATCTTTAGTTGAGAAAGCAGATAAATCTGGGTTGCCGGATTTAAATATCAATCATGTGAGAGAGAAAAAGATGCCGCTTTCTTTTTCTCAAGAGCGTTTATGGTTTTTAGATCAGTTCAACAATGGCAGCATTGAAAATGTTATTCCACTTATTTTTAAGCTGGAGGGCGAGCTTGACATACAACGATTCAGACATGCCTGTGAAGCCTTATGTCTCTCTAATGAAGCCTTGCTTTTAAATTTTGGTCAAACTGATGGAATGCCATATCAAACTAAATCTCAGCACGGACAATTTGATTTTGAAGTCATAAATGCAAAGAACTATCAAACAGTAATCGAATCTGAATTAAAAAAGCCTTTTAATTTGAAGCATGATCCATTAATTAGATTTCGTATTATTCATCAGGATAATGATGTTAACGTATTGTTAATGAGCATGCATCATATTATTTCTGACGGATGGTCGTGTTCACTTATTTTGAAAGAATTATCTAAGCTCTATAACCATTCTAATCAATCAGTTAATAATAAATCATTTGATTTTTTAGATTATGTCTACTCTGAGAAAAAATCTACTAGAAACGATATTTCTCCATATTGGAGGGGAAAATATTCGAACAAACTACCACTCCTTCAGTTACCTATTGATAAAAGTAGACCAGCAAAGCAGACATTTAACGGAGATTCTGTACAAATAAAAATAGAGGGTAAAGTCCTAAATAGCATAAATGACATTGCAAGAAAAAATAACCTTAGCCTATTTACATACTTACTATCTGCTTATTTTGTTTTACTAAATGCGTACACACGTCAAGATGATTTAATTGTTGGAACTGTTTTTGCTAATCGGAATAATAAAAAATATGAAGATGTCATTGGTTATTTCGTAAATACACTGCCTTTACGATTAAATATAAATAATAATGATACGTTTTATAAAATTTTATTAAAGGTAAGTAAAGAGTTAGAAGAATTGTCTGTGCATCAGAACACTCCTTTCGAAAGACTTGTGGAGGAATTTGTACACGATAGAGATATGTCTAGAAGTCCAATATTTCAAACATTATTTGTCATGCAAGACACTTTGGATGACTCTATTCAAATAGAGGGAATCAAGGCGAGCCAAGAGCAGGCACCACATTACACCTCAAAATTTGATATGTCTGTTTTAGTTTCAACAATTGATAAAGAATTAGTTTTTACTTTTGAATATAACACTGATCTATTTAATAAGGATACTATCACTAGGATAGCTGCAAATTTTGCTTCATTTTTATCATTATCTAGCAAGTGCCCTAATAAAAACCTTAACGAGTATGAATATATGGGGTCAAGTGAAAAACTCTTGTTAGAATCATTTAACAAAACAGAGTATTGTTTTAATAAATCAGATTTTCTTCTTGATGAGCTTTCAAACGAGAATTTTATAAATAAAAATAACAAAGTTGCCCTTGTTACAGATAATAGATCACTAACGTATGATGAAATTAATACTATCTCTAACAAATTAGCTAATTATTTAGTTTCAAGAAAAATAAAACGCGGAAGCTTAGTCGCAATTGTCATGGAAAAAGGTTGGGAGCAGATTATTGCAGCTTACGCAATACTAAAGTCGGGTGCAGCATATTTGCCAATAAACGCGCATGATCCGATTAATAGGATTAATGAGTTACTAGTATCTGGAAAATGTGAGTTTCTCTTAACGCAAGACGTATTTAGAAGAAAATTAGATAACTTATCAAGTTGTGAATGTATCAGTGTTGATAGTGAGCATTTATATAAAGATTGTTCTGATGATATGCCAAAAATTAATAGGAAAAAGGATGATCTAGCTTATGTCATTTTTACATCAGGTTCCACAGGAAAGCCTAAAGGCGTCATGATTAAACATGAATCTGTAGTTAACACGATTTTAGATATTAACGATCGATTCAATATCGGCGCTGGTGATGTGATTTATGGTATTTCTTCTTTGAATTTTGATCTATCGGTTTACGATATATTCGGTACCTTTGCTGCTGGAGGAACATTAGTCTTACCTAGTGAAAATGATAAAAAAAATCCTGAAAAATGGTTGTCTGACATACAGGGCAATAAAATTACATTCTGGAACTCAGTTCCAGCTCTGATGCAAATGCTGTGTGATTATATATCACTTAATAAGTCACCTAACTCACTAGGTTGTTTAAAGAATATATTGTTAAGTGGTGATTGGATCCCATTAGATTTACCAGTAAAAATTCGGGACCATATTGGAGCACAAGCGAGCTTAACAAGCCTGGGTGGCGCTACTGAAGCCTCTATTTGGTCAATAGCGTATGACGTCAGCTCCATTAATCGCGAATGGAAGAGTATTCCTTATGGAAAACCACTCCGCAATCAATCGTTTTATGTGCTCAATGAGTCAGGGATGCAATTGCCTATAGGTGTTGCTGGAGAACTTTATATTGGTGGAGCGGGGGTTGCTAGTGGGTATTGGGACGATTTTGAAAGAACGAATGCTTCATTTATTAAGTTGCCGACTACAGGGGAAGTTATTTATAAGACGGGCGATCTAGGTCGTTATTTACCGGATGGTAATATTGAGTTTTTAGGGCGAAATGATCATCAGGTTAAGATTCGTGGTTACCGTGTAGAATTAGGAGAAATTCAAAGTAAAATTACTGAAAGAGTAGATATAGATAAGGCAATAGTCATTGATTATAAGGATAACGATAATAATACTTATTTAGTTGCGTATATTGTTTCTGTAGATAATGTAAAAATAGAAAAAAATGTAATTCGCAGTGAATTAAAATCAAAGCTACCCGAGTATATGGTTCCAAGCTATTTTATCCAGCTTGTTTCATTGCCTTTGACGGAAAATGGAAAAATAGATAGGAAATCATTGCCATTGCCAAGCTCTGTAAATCCGCCTGTATCTTTTGAAGAAAAGACGACAGAAACAGAAAGCAAAATTAAAGAAATATGGTCTCAGTTGCTCAATATCAATAATATAAGTAGGTATTCAAGCTTTTTTGAAGTGGGTGGTCATTCTTTGTTAGCAACAAAGGCCGCTTTCTTAATGCGTAAAGTATTTTCCGTTAATGTTCCAATAACTTTATTATTTGAAAACCCAATATTATCTGATTTGGCATCATCTATAGAAATGCTTCGAGATTATTTATATGAATCTGTTGATGAGTTTTCAGATGCACTAGAAGAGGGTGAGATATGA